A region from the Triticum urartu cultivar G1812 chromosome 1, Tu2.1, whole genome shotgun sequence genome encodes:
- the LOC125520259 gene encoding uncharacterized protein LOC125520259, with product MSTSASFRRTHHRLGRRIGMEGDPMGVALPEDALAEILRRLLPRSLATSRCVCKAWRSIVDGRRLLLPELLPHSVRGIFLEYNEASYPGFLSHPSMVPDDILGKLNFHRLPPDPYQWTYTHIEGHCNGLLLYRDRLGLQVANPATQWRARLPPPPERKREGGIVRPHLAFDPTESLHYEILLVPQTPLPEERGQPEPSKEWPASTWVLCLFSSRTGQWEQRAFLREGEAAGMASDEVLHWTSNSCSTYWHGMLFVQCNGGFTVMRISLSNNKYRVIKMPTDIEESDYDELHLGRSREGLCCATFRDRTNLRVWILDDSCGTMEWALKHHIDLDQSLSRVMWHCGEKEGPWSLQDAINVEHYGQQDLNDVNMDEDHSNNSFVKSEVEWDSDNDNIGDNESEVVESYLPYVSFLGFHPYKEVIFLDLLSLRRAVAYHLNTSIVQDLGNIWPNDYHAGHAGDIKKSFLYTPCLIADFPENKLKAHVEG from the exons ATGTCAACGAGCGCGTCGTTCCGGAGGACACATCACCGGCTTGGTCGCCGGATCGGGATGGAAGGCGATCCGATGGGCGTGGCGCTGCCCGAGGACGCCCTCGCGGAAatcctccgccgcctcctgccgcGCAGCCTCGCCACCTCGCGGTGCGTCTGCAAGGCGTGGCGCTCCATCGTCGATGGCCGCCGGCTGCTGCTCCCGGAGCTCCTGCCGCACTCGGTGCGTGGCATCTTCCTCGAGTATAACGAGGCCTCTTACCCGGGTTTCCTCTCTCACCCCTCCATGGTGCCGGATGATATCTTGGGCAAGCTCAACTTCCATCGTCTTCCCCCCGACCCCTACCAGTGGACCTATACTCACATCGAGGGTCACTGTAATGGGCTCCTGCTTTACCGAGACAGGCTAGGGCTCCAGGTGGCCAACCCCGCGACGCAGTGGCGGGCACGCTTGCCCCCGCCGCcggagaggaagagggaggggggGATCGTCCGGCCGCACCTTGCGTTTGATCCAACCGAGTCATTGCACTATGAGATCTTGCTCGTCCCTCAAACGCCTCTCCCAGAGGAGAGGGGCCAGCCCGAGCCGTCCAAGGAATGGCCAGCATCCACATGGGTGTTGTGCTTGTTTTCATCACGCACGGGGCAGTGGGAACAGAGGGCGTTTCTCCGCGAAGGCGAGGCTGCAGGGATGGCTTCCGACGAGGTGTTGCACTGGACGTCAAATAGCTGCAGCACTTATTGGCACGGCATGTTATTTGTGCAGTGCAACGGTGGATTCACTGTTATGAG AATATCCTTGTCAAATAATAAGTATCGGGTGATTAAAATGCCAACAGATATTGAGGAATCAGACTATGATGAGCTTCATCTAGGACGGTCAAGGGAAGGGCTATGTTGTGCAACATTTCGTGATCGGACCAACCTTCGTGTTTGGATCCTTGACGATTCATGTGGTACGATGGAGTGGGCGTTGAAGCATCACATTGACCTTGACCAGAGTTTATCACGTGTAATGTGGCATTGTGGGGAAAAGGAGGGACCCTGGAGTTTACAGGATGCTATCAATGTTGAACACTATGGTCAACAGGATTTAAATGATGTTAACATGGATGAAGATCACAGCAACAATTCTTTTGTGAAGAGTGAAGTCGAATGGGATTCCGACAACGATAATATAGGTGACAATGAATCTGAGGTCGTAGAGAGCTACTTACCCTATGTTAGTTTTCTTGGATTTCATCCTTACAAAGAAGTCATCTTCTTGGATCTTCTTTCGCTAAGAAGAGCAGTGGCCTACCATCTGAATACCTCAATAGTGCAGGATTTGGGTAATATATGGCCCAATGACTACCACGCTGGGCACGCGGGAGACATAAAAAAGtcttttctgtacacaccttgTTTGATAGCAGATTTCCCAGAAAACAAACTGAAAGCCCATGTTGAAGGCTAG